The sequence below is a genomic window from Brettanomyces bruxellensis chromosome 9, complete sequence.
TCTTCTGGTCATCGATGCTCATCACAGGAGCCCCGAGATACGGAATATTGTACTGCTTGGTCACTTTGAATACAGTGCCTGTTGGATTTAGGCCCCGAAAGCACACAATCTGCCCTGGAAACAACGAATACTCGTCCAGAGCCGCCAGATCAAGCCGGACCCGCTCTCCGATACCGCCGGAACGTGACGCCTCAAGAAACAGGGAGTCTGAGTTCAAATCGGCGTCGTATTCAGTCAACGGAGAATCCGGCACTATTCTGCCAACAGCAAGAATTTCTGCCTGAGACTGAATGTTGGGGTTGCCGAACTCTGCCTGGTCGAACTTGTAGTGCTTGAGCACGATCTGGGCCGCTCTGTCAACCTGGTCATCGAGGTAATCGGCCACTTCCAACAATTTCTGGTTCATGGTCCGGAATTTGTACTTTGCCGGGTCAAAGTTTGCAATAAGCCGTAGTTTTCCgccttctttctcctcgCTGGCTGCCAACTTGGACTCGCTGATCACTTCCGGGTTCAACGTCTCTAGAATCGACCCGCTTTGCTTCGTATTTCCAACTCCTCCAACTCCAGACGGCGTACTTTCGTAATCAGAGCTTGGAACAGGTGATGAAGAACTTCTTGCCGTGAAAAACGACGAATCCGATCCGTCCGACCGCAACTGCGGGGTACCGAGTTTTCTGCGCTTGTGCGAAAGTGAGAGTGGCGTTGACGGCATCACCATACTGCTCATGCTGATATCAGGTGTACCTCTAATGATTGGCTGCTTAATGTGGTTGCTTGCTGGGGTTTTCTGATTATCTCGCACAATGCGTTTTTGAATGTACGATTGTAGCTTTTCCAAGTTTTCTAAACTGAGCGGAATGTCTTTTCCGGCTATCGAGGTTGTCACCACAAATGTTTCCCACTTCAAAAACAACTCTTCTGCTGTCAGACCAAACAGATCTATCAACTCTGAGCATTTCTTGATTATCTCAGGCTGGTTAGCTTTCTGCCCGAACTTCTCCACAATCTGAGTATCAATTGTCGTCATGCTTCTTGATTCTATGGTGAGATTCTGCCGACAAACGATATTGATTTACTTTGGataaatcatcaaattgCAAACACTATTTACTGAACTGCATATCAGATACGAACGCGTTgggctgaaaaaaaaaaaaaaaaaaaaaaaaagagaagacgCGTACAGACAAACCGACGgcatattttattttttttttcagtctctatttttctcactcctccttttttcatCTACACTCAAGGCTGGCTGATCCGGATGGAATTCACTATATTAAAATGACGATAGCATACTTCAAGGAAGTGCAAACAGGCGAAAAGGTAATATATAACTGTACACACATGTCCTGGATTTTATTACTGcttgtcttctttttcctccttcttttcctcacTCTTCTCCTcactcttttccttcttctcctcactctcttccttcttctcctccttctcttcATCTCTCTTCCTGTAACCAGcatcctttctttctggagatttctctctctttctgtCCTCTGCAGCCTTTGAagctcttcttcctcttccacctcttctctttccaaagCTTTGAGCCTTGGACTCATCATATGCAGCCTTACTAACAATTTTAAGCTCTGCCTCCTGGTATTTCGGCTTCGGGTCGGCCTCTAGAACCTTCTTTGcatcctcctccttcttaAATTCAACTATAACCGAGCCCGTGAACTGCTTgtgcttcctcttcattCTCACCTGGTTTATTGGTGCAATGCCTCTGAAAAACTCAAGTAGATCATCTAGCTTTGAATCTTTTGGAAATGGTTCGGCAACAACCGATCTCTTTGCAATTCCAAGCTGCACCTGGTTTTGATCTGTTGGAAGTGGGACTTTTCTCCGGACCATCTCTCCATCCTTGGAAACTTCGAGAACATCCTCAGAGCTACGTAATGCTTCCACAATCAACTCTATTGGTCTgtatttcttcattctctGGAACTGCGAAAGAATCGATATTGGCACCCATCCATCGTTTGCCTGCTGTGTTGTGAAAAGGAATCTGTCATTCAACAAGTTCGAATCCGAGAAGTAGAATTCCACCTGATTCAAAATCTTGGATTTCACCgcttctttatcttctgtttttttggtttcttcGGCACTCATCGTTGTTTCTTATCGATTCTTATACTGTTTTCTATCCGCCGATCCGTGTCGTGAAATACTGCTTTAATTGCTCTTTCTGTATGTCCACCTGtatgggaaaaaaaaacactCCATCACCAGGATCACcctaaaaaattttagcaaaattcaaagagagtgaaataaaaaaaaagttttttttttttttttttttttcatcagaATTCCATGCGTTACCATACatacactttttttttttttgctctcCCACATCCTCCCTCCACGCTGCACAGCCTTGAAGACCCGATCTAcacactttatttttccaacGTCAAGTTTTGTACTAAGCAACCCCTATCTTGCTATATATGACATAGAAGATATGGTCATACATTCGTAGTCATGACTGAGGCCCTTACAAATGCTATGAAACCTAACAAGATCACGAAAATCCCCCGAATCCCGCATTTGCCAGTAGAAAACAGACACATTGGATATGATAACGTAATCAAGACTTCTATCCATGTACTCGAAGCTCAAGGAGTTTGAAATGGCACCAAGTTTGTTGTTCAACTGGTCTAGACTGGTCACATCGTTCCATAAAACAAGTCTTCTGCTAAAAAACTGCGAAACTTGTTCGGATGATAAAGGCTGTTGCTGATTTAAGCCTGACTTCGGAGTTAACTTGGAGTATACACTGTTTAAAAAGCTATTTGGGATCGATACAGAACCGAGCTGAAAGGCACAATCAATTAATAAAACCAATCCTCCCGTATTCTTGTCCTGTTGTGATTCTTTAAAGAtaatcttttccaaaaacgAAAGCCAATCCTTTGTGTTAAACACATCCATTTGAATATATCTTGGTCCATGAgcctcatcatctttagTAACAAGTTCTAAACCTTGGTATGGATCCAATTCTGGAAGGAAGAAGTCCCTGGATGGATAATCAAGTAACTAAAGcgatatttattgtgtGTTAGTACATTAAAAGCAGTTAAAAGTGGCATATAAAGGCAAACATTACTTACGTCTGAAAGGTTGTCTATTCTAACATACTGATGCAAATTGTCCATATCATTTAGTTTGAAGCGCTGCTTTCATCTGATTGGCCTCCCTCACAAAAACAGATCACTCGTGAAACGCAAAATGTGCGATAAAAGGGACAACAAGGGGATGAATGCTTTATGATAAGTGTATCCCGTTTTTGGTAAATTAGCTAGCTGCCTTTTGGTGCCTATTTCGTACGCTATATAAAACGCGAGCTTTCTCcctccaaaaaaaaaaaaatacttcaCCCGAATTCGCTACacaggggaaaaaaaaggattagGTCAAACACTTATTCATTTATCTATTTATACAAATCTGCTCAATATCTCATCCTTTCAGAGGCCTCCATACACAGCCATCCCAAAACAGGAACTAGGATATTGTCATTGATAGACATATTACCCTCGAACACGGCAGTAACAATCGATGTTGTGAGAATTGCATATATGTTGAAGTCGTCCTCCTCgtatttttgataaaagCACAAACCAGCAACTGTGGAGAGGCAGAACACAAAAGAGCCCTCGATCGTTTTCGAACCCTCGGGCCAGTACAAAACACCAATCGCTTTACCCAACAAAGAGGCAAGAGAGTCGCCCAAGCCAAGACAAACCAAGCCAATCAAAGATGAGCCTCTGTTTTCGCAGTTGTTGAACCAAAGAGGAAGGGCAACACCCAAAACAAGATAGACGTACGAAAAAACGTACGTGCCCCTTTTGTCCTTGTTGTCCTCGAATGGGAGAAGCAAGGAGCGGATCCAGGAGCCAAATGGAGGAATGCTATTGGCCCTAACGATCTCGATAAGCGAGAAAATGCCAAATAAGCCGACCAAAGCCATTGAGCAGAGCTGTGGGTCGAGAACAATGGGGAGTGATAGGGCAAGGAAAATTGCAAAGTGCCAGATCTTTCTCCGCATGCCAAACGCAAACTTATTGCCGAAAGTGAGCACTGCAGGTGTGATTGTTAGGGAGGATGCGAGCCAGACTTTAAAGATGAAGCTTCTGGTCTCGCTCTCGGCGATAAAAGAGGAGAGCCATGCCCAAGGCTGCCTTCGGAGTGCCGGATAGAGGAATTTTGAAGACATGATGATACCGTTTCCGAGAAAAACGGCATATATGACGAATAAAAGGGCTTTTGAGCGAATCGAGCCCGGCTTTTGTGCTTTGTAGAGGTCTTTGAGGCAGAGAGCCAAGAAAAGAGCCTCGCCAAACGAAATAGAAAGTGCTCTGAAGATGACAAGTGTAATATCTGCGGAATCATCGACCAAAAGAAGCAATGCAACCGAGAGATGCGACAGAAGCATTTTCTCAGTGAGTGAAATGGAGGAAGCGACAAACTTGTCCAATATGAGATACGTGGCAGCCAAAACAATTGGTGCCAAAACAATCTGGGTTCCTGTACAGTCACCACCTCCTGTTCCAAGCTGATAAACGGTGACATAACTGACAGCTACACGAACTGGAAGCTTCAAGTATGGAACCTGGGCTATGCAGGAAGCAACAACGGGCAACTTGGAAGGTGCAATTAGTAGTGTGACAGCAAGAGGGACGAAAACGGCGTATATGTACTCGAATTCCGGGAGTTGTGGTTTTTCGAGTGTCTTTATCTCACCTGCTTTTCCCTCCTTTTCGAGCTTTTCGGACTTTGCCGTGTAGTTTTTGTACGAATTATAGCAGACGACCAAAAGCTGCAAGAGGTTGGCACCCAAGGCCATTCCACCAACCACAACTGGCCACCATGGATCGTTTGTCTCCTTCTCGTCCTCTGAAACAAGCGCTGCTTGTTGATTGAAAAGGACAAAGATCAAGTTtccaagaaagaagacGCCCAAAAGCTGGATCACCTTCGGAATGGTCATCGAATCTGCTAGAATATCCATATAGTACGATACGATGCCTCCCAAATTACCTTCGTTGGCATCCTCATCCTTTTCCTGCTCATCGTCTTTTTCACCATTCTGCTTCTCAAAGGAAGGTTCATCTTGATACACCAACTTTTTCCTACGTGACTTCTTTCCACGGTTGGCGATAACCATTCCAGATGGTTTCTTTCTGTCCTTGCGTGGCATGATGTGGGATTTCTGGTGAGCTTTTTGACTATGCTCTGCTTTTATTTGCGTTGGAGGTTTGTTCGATGTTCGTTTGATGTTCACGTAATGTTCATTCAGGtgtcaaaaaaatggtcCCGcgcttctttttcaaatatttcttttttcaacaatctctttttttacagctttctccaacttttttctcccatcttttttgttttccagCATTATTATTGTAACCCAGGGAATGCCGGATAAAGGGCCATAGATCATACACCCTCACTAACTGTGCAAGCAATCACAATCACACGAGAGAAATCTTACGAGAGAAATCTTACGAAAGAAATCACACGAAATCACCCCAAATCACATATTTAAATTTACTGGTGTCATAACTACAGGCATTCGAACTAGAATATATGCTCTAATTCCGTACATTGCCTAAATCTCATCAAAAGCATCTTATATTAATCGACCCTTTCATTAATGACCATTGCGGGGTGGACGTGCGCCAAAGATGGTGGATCCAACTCTAACTTCAGTAGAGCCTTGCTTTATTGCCTCTTCATAGTCGCTACTCATTCCCATACTCAACTCTAACTTTATATTCAAGTCCGATTGCACTTTCTCACGCAATTGCTGGAGTTTCTCAAAGTCATGATTCAGACCTTTGGACTTGGACTCACTCAATGAGCCAATGGTCATCAATCCTTCAAGATGCAACCGTGGACATTCGTCAATGATGAATTTTGCCAAGTTTTCGGTTTCTTCAGGTGCAATTCCAGACTTCTGCTCCTCCTCCGAAGTGTTGACTTGAATGAAAACGTTGATCTTCGGCTTGTCCACGTTGATTCGGGTGGAATTCAACTTTCTGGCCTTTTTTTCCGTATCTATGGTCTCCACAGCATACAAATTGTCGATGTGCTTGGCCAAATCCTTggttttgtttgtttgcaATCCACCAATGAAGTGCCAGTTGATGTCCTTGGGCAATGTTTTGGCCTTTTCCGTCAACTCCTGGACGTAATTCTCACCGAAATGCCTGTATCCGGCATCATACAAAGCCTGAATGTCACTTGCTGGCTTCAACTTCGACACGCAAACCAAACGGGCTTTCCCGCCTCCAAGCTTTTCGACTGTTGCCTTAACTGTGTTTGCTTTTTGCACAAGTTCCTCGGCTCTTTCTTTTGTGTACTCAAGACTCATGTTTGGAATGTATTGCTTAAATCTTCTCTGTTGGATCTGGACTCTTTTGCCGGCTAGTTCTAGAACCTTCCTGTATGTTTGCAAGCAACGTGGATACATATACCGCTATATGTTTGATTGGAGGATGTAAGTGGGAATTTGTAAAGTGGTGTATTGGCTGCTAACTGTCAAAGCCGATCGTCCTCGGCCTTATCAAATCCAATTGTGTCGggtactttttttcatgataaaaaattcGAGAGCCTTCCTTACTATGCAATCGGTGActcgatgaaaaaaaaattaaaaaaaattaaaaaataaaaatttggtGTTGTGAAAAATAGCTACCAGTTACCTAATACGGAATCTCCAACATGGCTAAATTTACCTTATCGATATTTACAAATGTGTGCGTAGTGCCTAGTCAGAGCTCGTTCGAAAACAAGTCGCAAAAACTGGCCAATAATATTGCGGCAATCCCCGGCTTCGTGCACCGAATGGTCACGTGCAAAAGCGTATTGGTTTCAGCGTCCAAATCTATCCGCATTAGGCAGCCGGAATTTGCCGTGTGCATATTTAGAATCCCTGCACTTGCAATTGTGAAAGGAGTAGAAGCCACCTGGGCCAAATTGTTGAGTCCCAGTAAGCGGGTGAGCCGGCGGATCGCCTGGACATCCGTCGGATGCTGCAAGTGGACCGTTTTGTCGGCAGAACCGTCATCCTTCAGCACCTGGCCTATCTGAGACCATCTCATTTGGAAAATGTCACTGGAGAGGGGAGCACCGGGACACAAAGTCTTGAATAAGGGAACAGGcagcttcaacttcaagCTGATCAACCCGCCGCTCATGAAGTTGATGCCCAGAGTAGGCAAGTCGGAGTCTGTGTACGGCATTCGAACCAATATGTCGACAAACTGCGTGGTCTTCGCACCTTGGGAAATTGTGCTTTGTGGATTTTGGATCACCGACAGTGTGTAAAGGCCGGCATCCTTGACCGTTTCCGGAACAGAGAACTTGCACAGGAGGCCGGAGATGGCCGACGGCGACTTGTTGGAGTAGGTGATGCTCAAATGCAAAGCGTactttgttcttttcagcCGGTAGACGATTCTGATCAGTGCATTCTCGAAGAAGATGCCCTGGTCGAACCGGCACAGCCTGTAGTACCCGTCTCTCCAGTTTGGTGACAAGACGGGGTGCTTGTGTCTGGAGGTGGCGGAAATATTCGTTTCACGAGAATCTGCGGGCTCTATTCGGGATTTCGTCGGCCTTCTCGACGTTGGGGGCACCGGGGGTGTCTTCATGGGCGTTCTTGAGTGTGATGAGGACGAGGATGAGCCCGTGAGCGATGTGGAAATGAGCTTGGCCTCGGAAGTGAGGAGCAAGGAGCGGCTGCTGCCGTTTGGGAGCTGGTGCAACGAGTTTTTTAAGGATTTGTCTGCATTTTGGGCTTCATTTGGTGTGTTCAAATGCTGAATTTCGGCTTCCTTTGGCACAGGCACCTTGAAGCTTTGCTGGAGGGTGCTGACAGTGCCGAGTCTGCGGAGCAGGGGCGAGACTTTGGCTGCAAAGGGGGGCATGGCAACCACAATGTGGTCGAGGTAATAAGTGTGGTCGAGCCGGATCAATGCCGAATACTCGAGGGCCCTCTGCTGGATCTCGGAGTTGAACACGTTGGTCTCGCGCTGGAGGATCCTGGCAACGGCAGGCCGCACTTTTTCGCACTTGAAGTACATCTTGAAAAAGGCAGAGAGGAGAACTGCCCGCGTGGCCACCGAGGACTGCGAGTACCTTGCAGAGAGAAGCTGGAACTGCTCCGGGATCGGGGTTTTGGCCTGGATCTGGTCGCCGAACTCGCTGAGCACAAAGGCAGCAAGCTTGAGCATCGGCTGCGGGTACTTGTCGGCTTTCAGGCAACGGACAACGGCCCGGCACGCGGTCGGCTGAATGGAACGGTTATTGACGACTATCTGGGCCATGCGGTGCCAAACGTCCTCGTCGACGAAGTTGCCGGCAAGGGCAAGAAGCCGAAGGATGGTCACGACAAACCAGGAAGCGTCGGTTGCGTATTTTTCGGCCAAGAGTGCCACTTTCACGGCTACCTCGGACTTGATGGAAAATTCCGCAATCGCCAAGTACTCGAGCAGCTGCGTGCACACGTGCTCAATGTTCGTGCTGTTTGCAGCCATGTAAACCAAATCCAAGGCCCTCCTTCGGATGGACACGTCTCTGTCTCGCAGAAGTGTGAAAATCAGGTCGAAATGCCGCGAGATCGCACCCACGCTCTCGCTGTCGCCCCTTGCCGCAATCTGCATCAGTGCACCCACCGCGAGGTACCTGGTGTTCACATCCGTGGACCGCAGAAGCGTGCACAACGTATCCGTGTCCAGAATCGAGCTTGACGGCGAGGTGTGAGGTGTGATGTGCGCACCGAGCGATAATGCTCCAAACAGAATTGCACCTGACACCTTCCGGCACTCGGACGAGGACCCGGGGCCGCCGGAAGTCCGCAGAGACGAGGTTGTGGCAATCTTAAGCACCTCTTGAAGCCTTTCACGGTCTGCCGGCTCGATTTTTGCCGCCGAACTCGTGTCCGGGATCAGAATCTCAAGCAAATGCAACATCTTCACAACGGTCCAGGGGCACGGAACTTCGTGGAAGTAGCAGTCACGTGGACAAACCCTCTGGACGACTATCTGGTGCAACTTGTCGATTATTAGCGTCGTGCACGACTGCGTGGCCTCGTGATCGAGCTTCGTGATTGTCTCGAGGAGCGGAACCGTTGCCAAGCACATGCCCGGGTCCTCCGACGTTACCAGCGGGATCGCATGCGTCACAATCTCCGGGTGCCTCGCCACAATTTCACCGTCTACTTGCACCAGCCGGTTC
It includes:
- a CDS encoding uncharacterized protein (BUSCO:EOG09260LVD), whose product is MPRKDRKKPSGMVIANRGKKSRRKKLVYQDEPSFEKQNGEKDDEQEKDEDANEGNLGGIVSYYMDILADSMTIPKVIQLLGVFFLGNLIFVLFNQQAALVSEDEKETNDPWWPVVVGGMALGANLLQLLVVCYNSYKNYTAKSEKLEKEGKAGEIKTLEKPQLPEFEYIYAVFVPLAVTLLIAPSKLPVVASCIAQVPYLKLPVRVAVSYVTVYQLGTGGGDCTGTQIVLAPIVLAATYLILDKFVASSISLTEKMLLSHLSVALLLLVDDSADITLVIFRALSISFGEALFLALCLKDLYKAQKPGSIRSKALLFVIYAVFLGNGIIMSSKFLYPALRRQPWAWLSSFIAESETRSFIFKVWLASSLTITPAVLTFGNKFAFGMRRKIWHFAIFLALSLPIVLDPQLCSMALVGLFGIFSLIEIVRANSIPPFGSWIRSLLLPFEDNKDKRGTYVFSYVYLVLGVALPLWFNNCENRGSSLIGLVCLGLGDSLASLLGKAIGVLYWPEGSKTIEGSFVFCLSTVAGLCFYQKYEEDDFNIYAILTTSIVTAVFEGNMSINDNILVPVLGWLCMEASERMRY
- a CDS encoding uncharacterized protein (BUSCO:EOG09263BE5) produces the protein MSLEYTKERAEELVQKANTVKATVEKLGGGKARLVCVSKLKPASDIQALYDAGYRHFGENYVQELTEKAKTLPKDINWHFIGGLQTNKTKDLAKHIDNLYAVETIDTEKKARKLNSTRINVDKPKINVFIQVNTSEEEQKSGIAPEETENLAKFIIDECPRLHLEGLMTIGSLSESKSKGLNHDFEKLQQLREKVQSDLNIKLELSMGMSSDYEEAIKQGSTEVRVGSTIFGARPPRNGH
- a CDS encoding uncharacterized protein (BUSCO:EOG09261V87), which produces MTTIDTQIVEKFGQKANQPEIIKKCSELIDLFGLTAEELFLKWETFVVTTSIAGKDIPLSLENLEKLQSYIQKRIVRDNQKTPASNHIKQPIIRGTPDISMSSMVMPSTPLSLSHKRRKLGTPQLRSDGSDSSFFTARSSSSPVPSSDYESTPSGVGGVGNTKQSGSILETLNPEVISESKLAASEEKEGGKLRLIANFDPAKYKFRTMNQKLLEVADYLDDQVDRAAQIVLKHYKFDQAEFGNPNIQSQAEILAVGRIVPDSPLTEYDADLNSDSLFLEASRSGGIGERVRLDLAALDEYSLFPGQIVCFRGLNPTGTVFKVTKQYNIPYLGAPVMSIDDQKSYRDQLGGEDALMKVAVTAGPYTSSKELNFDLLSKFVDRMNNQVKPNTIIMFGPFLDVNHKQIQEGTLEFPEIDPQPKTLDEVFKFVVAPILRRLTCSQVLLIPSTKDAISDHAAYPQRMLERKRLGLGKAFKCFPNPATFSLNEVLVGCSNNDAFRDLKDVNKGEFLQQSRFNRIAEHILEQRRYYPSFPGGIKCKRMRLLAPDSSDRYVSGADLHVSYMGLAEFPDSLPDVLLLPSELKHFAKVVKNVLVVNPGNFVKLNHNGSYALISIKAPAEADLHKVSDDAFLNNIWKRARVDIFRV